The following DNA comes from Mycobacterium sp. MS1601.
ACGCCCGTCGCCATCGCGGCGGCACCCGCCCCGGCGGCCGACGGCCCGGACTGCACCCGGCTGCTCGAGGTGTTGCCGGACGCGCTCGGCGAGTACCACCGGGCGCAAGCCGTCGAGCCCGTCCCGCCCGGCGCCGCGGCCTGGCAGTCCGAACCCGGCGGCGAGCCGGTGATCCTGCGCTGCGGCCTGGACCGGCCCGTGGACTTCGTGGTGGGCGCGCCCCTGCAACTGGTCGACGCCGTGCAGTGGTTCCGGGTCGACGATCCCTCGGGCACCCTCACCAGTTGGTTCGCCGTCGACCGCCCGGTATACGTGGCGCTGACCCTGCCCAGCGGTTCAGGACCCACACCCATCCAGGAGATCTCGCGTGCCATCGAGAAGACCCTGCCCGCAAGCGAACTGGACCCGGGCCCGCCGCGCTGAGAACCAAGGCAGCCCGGCTCGCCCCCGGCTCCACTGGGGTGACCCCCACCGTTGCCGCATCGTCGACCGGGCTGGGGCTCAACGCAGCCCGGTTCCCCGGGCCAGTGCCGTCTCCACCATCGCCGACAACAGCGTCGGGTAGTCGACGCCGCTGGCCGCCCACATCCGCGGATACATGGAGATGGTGGTGAATCCGGGCATGGTGTTGATCTCGTTGAGCACCGGACCGGTGTCGGTGAGGAAGAAATCCACCCGCGCCAGCCCCTGACAGTCGATGGCCTGGAAGGCGCGGATGGCCAACTGGCGGATCTCGTCGGCCACGTCGTCGTCGATCTTGGCGGGCACGTCGAGTTCGGCGGCATCGTCGAGGTACTTGGTGGCGAAGTCGTAGAACCCGTCCTCACGGCCGCGCACCCCGGCCACCCGGATCTCACCGACGGTGCTGGCCTCGAGGCGGCCGTCGGGAAGTTCGAGCACGCCGACCTCGAGTTCACGCCCCAGCACCGCGGCCTCAACGATCACCTTCGGATCGTGCCGACGGGCCTCGGCGATGGCGGCATCCAGCTGGTCCCACGACGCCACCCTGCTGACCCCGATCGACGAACCGCCACGCGCAGGCTTGACGAACACCGGCAGACCGAGACGCTCGCGCTGCTCGGGTTCCAGCGTCTCCTGCCGCGGCCGCAGCACCACCTGGTCACCGATCGGCAGGCCCTCGGCCGCCAACAGCTTCTTGGTGAACTCCTTGTCCATGCCCGCGGCGCTGGCCAGCACACCGGCACCGACATAGGGCACGCCGGCAAGTTCCAGCAGTCCTTGGATGGTGCCGTCCTCGCCGTACGGGCCGTGCAGCACCGGGAACACCACGTCGACGGCAGCCAGGACCTCACCGGCGCCCTTGCCGAGGGACACCAGTTCGCCGCTGCGTTGCGGACTGGTGGTCAGCGTCAACGCCTCGCCGGATCCGTCGGTGACGGCGGGCAGCTTGCCGTCGGCGATCGCCAGGCTGGCCGGGGTGGCCGAACTGAGGACCCAGCCACCATCCGGGGTGATGCCCACCGGCACCGCCTCGAAACGCTCGGGGTCCAGATTCCGCAGGATGCTGCCCGCGGAGACGCAGGAGATGGCGTGTTCACTGCTCCGTCCGCCGAAGACGACGGCGACGCGGATGCGGCCCGGAGGTTGGGAGGGAGCAGTCACAACCTAGAGAGGCTACCGTCCCTGCCCCTCACGCAGCGATCCGAGACGTCAAGCGAGCGCACGCTCGACATCACTCAGCACATCGTCGGTGTCCTCGATGCCCAGCGAGATCCGGGCGAAGCCATCGCTCACCGGGTCACCCCAGCGGGCCCGGCGATCCACCGAAGTGTGGATGCCGCCGAAGCTGGTCGCGGCCACCGCCAGCTCGCTGCGCTCAACCAACCGGTGCACGGCCTCGGCGTCGGCCAGTTGCACCGACACCAGCCCGCCGAAGCGGGCCATCTGCGTTGCCGCGACGGCGTATGCGGGATCGGTGGGCAGTCCGGGATAGCGGACCGAGGTCACAGCCGGGTGGCTCGACAGCATGGTCGCCAGTGCCAGGGCGGTGGTGCACTGCCGGTCGATCCGCAGTCCGGCACTGCCCAGGCTGCGCAGCAACAGCCACGCCTCGAACGAGCCCAGGATGGGTCCGGCGAGCAGCCGTTCACGTTCCACCGCGGCCATCAATTCGGCATCGTCGCCTGCGACGTAGCCGGCCAGCAGATCACTGTGGCCCGACAGGGCTTTGGTGGCGCTGGCCACCACCAGGTCTGCACCCAGCGCCAGCGGCTGTTGCCCCAGCGGGGTGGCGGTGGTGTTGTCGACCACCAAGCGAGCCCCGCTGCTGCGGCACACCTGAGCCAGGCGGCGTAGGTCCACCACGTCGAGGCCGGGGTTGGCCGGTGTCTCAGCCATCACCACGTCTGCGTCAGCAGCCGCCTCGTACATTTGTGCGCAGCTGGCCTCACGCACCGTAACACCAAGGGGCGCAAGGTATTCAGCTGCATATGTCCGCACCTGGTAGTAGCCGTCGCCCGGCACCACCACCACTGAACCCGGCCGGCTGAGCACCCGCAGCGCGGCGGTCACCGCCGCCATCCCCGAGCCGAACACCAAGGCTGCCGCGGCATTCTCCAGCTGTGCTATCGCCACCTCCGTCTGCCGCCAGGTGGGATTGGTGGCACGGCCGTAGAAATCCAGGCCTTCGCCGCCCTCCTGGGCCAGGTGATAGGTGGCCGCCGACACCGGTTGCGGTGGTACCGGCTGTCCCGGAACAGCTTGTGAGCTGACCGCTTTCACGCTTCGCGTCGATGCCCCGAGTCTCTCGTCCATGCCCGTCACTCCGGTTTCGTACTGCGTCCCAGCAGCAGCGCCACGGCTTCGAACACCGACAGCCCGCGGTGGCACACACGGTGCACGGCGTCGGTCAGCGGCATCTCCACGTCGTAACTGGACGCCAGCGCCAGTACCGATTGGCACGATGTCACGCCCTCGGCGACATGCCCGCCGCCGCCCAGCTGAGCCTGCTCCAACGTCTGGCCCTGCCCCAGCCGCTCACCGAACGCACGGTTGCGGGATCGCGGCGACGAGCAGGTGGCCACCAGGTCACCGACTCCGGCCAGCCCGGCCAGCGTCGCACTCTTGGCTCCCAACGCGATCCCCAGCCGCATGATCTCGGCCAGCCCGCGGGTGATGATGGCTGCGGCGGTGTTTTCCCCCAGCCCCACCCCGGCAGCCATCCCGCAGGCCAGGGCGATGACATTCTTGCAGGCACCACCGATCTCGGTGCCGATGACATCGGAGTTGGTGTACGGCCGGAAGTACCCGGTGTTCAGACTGCGCTGCAAGGTCACGGCGCGTCCGGAATCCCGACAGGCGATGACGGTGGCCGCCGGTTGTTCGGCCGCCACCTCGGCGGCCAGGTTGGGCCCCGACAGGACGGCGACTTGATTGTCATCGACGCCGCTGACCTGGCTGATCACCTGACTCATCCGCATCAACGTGCCGAGTTCGATGCCTTTGGCGGTGCTGACCAGGGTGACGCCCGGCTCCAGCGCCGGGGTCCAGTCGGCCAGGTTGGCGCGCAACTGCTGAGATGGCGTCGCCAGCAGAACCGTGGTGACACCCCGCAGTGCGTCCACCGGATCGGTGGTGGCCCGAATACGGGCCGGCAACACGACGTCACCCAGGTAGTCGGTGTTGCGACGGTCACGGTTGATCTCGTCGGCGATGGCCTCCCGACGCGCCCACAACCGCACGTCGCTGCCCGCATCGGCCAGCACCTTGGCCAGCGCCGTGCCCCACGCGCCTGCGCCCATCACCGTCGCGGTGCCCACCGTGGCGCTCATATCGTCGCGCACCCCCTTGAAGTCAGGTGTCAGCCTAGCCAGCTGGCAGGATGGAGCCATGAGTAGCACGCAGTCGTCCACCCCGGTGCACGCCGGGCTGGTGATCGCGGTCAAACGGCTCAGTGCCGCCAAGACCCGGTTGGCGCCGGTGCTGTCGGCGGAAGCACGCGCGCAACTCGTGTTGGCAATGCTGCTGGACACCATCTCCGCGGCCCAGCAGGTGTCCACGGTGGCGTCCATCACCGTGGTGACCCCAGACGAGGCGGCGGCGACGGCGGCGGCCCGCCTCGGGGCCCTGGTGCTCGATGACCCCACCCCGGCCGGCCATCCCGATCCGCTGAACAACGCCATCCGGGCTGCCGAGCGAACCGTCTCCCGCAGCACAGCGAACATCGTTGTGCTGCAAGGAGATCTACCCGCCCTGCGCCCACACGAACTCGCAGAGGCCATCGAGGGAGCGCGGCACTACCCCCGGAGTTTTGTGGCCGACCACCACGGCGGCGGCACCGCCGCGATGTTCGCCTTCGGAGTGCCCCTCGATCCCCACCTGGGAACCAATTCTGCTGCGCTACACAGGAATTCAGGAGCGATTGAGCTCACCGGGGCGTGGCCGGGGCTGCGTTGCGATATCGACACCGCCGACGATCTGTGCGCCGCGCAGCGGCTCGGTCTGGGACCGGCCACCGACGCCGCCACTGCTCACGTCGTCGGCCGATGCTAGCGACCACGACGACCATGAGGAATGATCTAAGCCGTGACCGACTCCACGCAGTTGACCGACTCCACCGACGCCTGGTCAGGTGGTAATTCCACGCCGGAGTCGCCCCCAGCGGCCACCCCCGCGGACTCCGACAACGCACTACCCGAGGACCGTTACCTCAATCGTGAGCTGAGCTGGCTGGACTTCAACGCCCGTGTCCTCGCGCTGGCCGCCGACCCCTCGCTGCCACTGCTGGAACGCGCGAAGTTCCTGGCCATTTTCGCGTCCAATCTCGACGAGTTCTACATGGTGCGCGTCGCCGGACTCAAGCGCCGGGACGAGATGGGCCTGTCGGTGCGTTCGGCGGACGGCCTGTCCCCCAGGGAGCAGTTGCGCCGTATCGGCGAACGCACCCAGCAGATAGCCAGCAGGCACGCCAGGGTGTTCCTCGATGGTGTCCGTCCGGCGTTGGCCGAGGAAGGCATCGTCGTCGTCACGTGGGCCGATCTCGACGAAGACGAGCGCGCCCGGCTGTCGACCTACTTCCACGAACAGGTGTTCCCGGTCCTGACGCCTCTGGCGGTGGACCCTGCGCACCCGTTCCCCTTCGTCAGCGGTCTGAGCCTCAACCTGGCCATCACGGTGCGCCAACCCGAGGACAAGACACAGCATTTCGCCCGCATCAAGGTTCCCGACAACGTCGACAGGTTTGTCGAACTGCCGGGCCGCGACGGCGACGGCAACGGTGGTAAGAGCACCGTGCGCTTCCTGCCGATGGAGGAACTCATCGCGGCCTTCCTCACGGTGTTGTTCCCGGGCTTGGAAATCGTCGAGCACCACGCTTTCCGCATCACGCGCAACGCCGATTTCGAGGTCGAAGAGGACCGCGACGAGGATCTGCTCAAAGCCCTCGAACGCGAACTGGCGCGGCGGCGGTTCGGCACACCGGTGCGCCTCGAGGTCGCCGATGACATGACCGAGCACATGCTCGAATTGCTGCTGCGCGAACTGGATGTGGATCCCGGTGACGTGATCGAGGTGCCGGGCCTGCTCGACCTGTCCTCACTGTGGCAGATCTACGGAGTGGACCGCCCGGCGCTCAAAGACCGTACTTTTGTGCCCGCCACCCCGCCGGCATTCGGCGAACGGGAAACACCGAAGAGCATCTTTTCGACACTGCGCGATGGTGATGTCCTGGTTCATCATCCGTACGACTCGTTCTCCACC
Coding sequences within:
- a CDS encoding DUF3515 domain-containing protein; protein product: MPDIDRDGPPRAVLVTALAVAVAATGGVLAVAATRTPEPTPVAIAAAPAPAADGPDCTRLLEVLPDALGEYHRAQAVEPVPPGAAAWQSEPGGEPVILRCGLDRPVDFVVGAPLQLVDAVQWFRVDDPSGTLTSWFAVDRPVYVALTLPSGSGPTPIQEISRAIEKTLPASELDPGPPR
- a CDS encoding D-alanine--D-alanine ligase family protein is translated as MTAPSQPPGRIRVAVVFGGRSSEHAISCVSAGSILRNLDPERFEAVPVGITPDGGWVLSSATPASLAIADGKLPAVTDGSGEALTLTTSPQRSGELVSLGKGAGEVLAAVDVVFPVLHGPYGEDGTIQGLLELAGVPYVGAGVLASAAGMDKEFTKKLLAAEGLPIGDQVVLRPRQETLEPEQRERLGLPVFVKPARGGSSIGVSRVASWDQLDAAIAEARRHDPKVIVEAAVLGRELEVGVLELPDGRLEASTVGEIRVAGVRGREDGFYDFATKYLDDAAELDVPAKIDDDVADEIRQLAIRAFQAIDCQGLARVDFFLTDTGPVLNEINTMPGFTTISMYPRMWAASGVDYPTLLSAMVETALARGTGLR
- a CDS encoding RNA degradosome polyphosphate kinase; protein product: MTDSTDAWSGGNSTPESPPAATPADSDNALPEDRYLNRELSWLDFNARVLALAADPSLPLLERAKFLAIFASNLDEFYMVRVAGLKRRDEMGLSVRSADGLSPREQLRRIGERTQQIASRHARVFLDGVRPALAEEGIVVVTWADLDEDERARLSTYFHEQVFPVLTPLAVDPAHPFPFVSGLSLNLAITVRQPEDKTQHFARIKVPDNVDRFVELPGRDGDGNGGKSTVRFLPMEELIAAFLTVLFPGLEIVEHHAFRITRNADFEVEEDRDEDLLKALERELARRRFGTPVRLEVADDMTEHMLELLLRELDVDPGDVIEVPGLLDLSSLWQIYGVDRPALKDRTFVPATPPAFGERETPKSIFSTLRDGDVLVHHPYDSFSTTVQRFIEQAAADPNVLAIKQTLYRTSGDSPIVNALIDAAEAGKQVVALVEIKARFDEQANIKWARQLEKAGVHVVYGLIGLKTHCKTCLVVRREGSTIRRYCHIGTGNYNPKTARLYEDVGLLTASPDIGADLTDLFNSLTGYSRKVSYRNLLVAPYGVRRGIIERIEREVAAAADGADARIRLKANALVDEQVIDALYRASQAGVQVEVVVRGICALRPGVPGFSENITVRSILGRFLEHSRIIHFRAINEFWIGSADMMHRNLDRRVEVMAQVKDPRLTSQLDDVFASAMDPATRCWELGSDGSWTALPHEGESVRDHQVSLMAKHRHP
- a CDS encoding cystathionine gamma-lyase yields the protein MDERLGASTRSVKAVSSQAVPGQPVPPQPVSAATYHLAQEGGEGLDFYGRATNPTWRQTEVAIAQLENAAAALVFGSGMAAVTAALRVLSRPGSVVVVPGDGYYQVRTYAAEYLAPLGVTVREASCAQMYEAAADADVVMAETPANPGLDVVDLRRLAQVCRSSGARLVVDNTTATPLGQQPLALGADLVVASATKALSGHSDLLAGYVAGDDAELMAAVERERLLAGPILGSFEAWLLLRSLGSAGLRIDRQCTTALALATMLSSHPAVTSVRYPGLPTDPAYAVAATQMARFGGLVSVQLADAEAVHRLVERSELAVAATSFGGIHTSVDRRARWGDPVSDGFARISLGIEDTDDVLSDVERALA
- a CDS encoding NAD(P)H-dependent glycerol-3-phosphate dehydrogenase; the protein is MSATVGTATVMGAGAWGTALAKVLADAGSDVRLWARREAIADEINRDRRNTDYLGDVVLPARIRATTDPVDALRGVTTVLLATPSQQLRANLADWTPALEPGVTLVSTAKGIELGTLMRMSQVISQVSGVDDNQVAVLSGPNLAAEVAAEQPAATVIACRDSGRAVTLQRSLNTGYFRPYTNSDVIGTEIGGACKNVIALACGMAAGVGLGENTAAAIITRGLAEIMRLGIALGAKSATLAGLAGVGDLVATCSSPRSRNRAFGERLGQGQTLEQAQLGGGGHVAEGVTSCQSVLALASSYDVEMPLTDAVHRVCHRGLSVFEAVALLLGRSTKPE
- the cofC gene encoding 2-phospho-L-lactate guanylyltransferase, coding for MSSTQSSTPVHAGLVIAVKRLSAAKTRLAPVLSAEARAQLVLAMLLDTISAAQQVSTVASITVVTPDEAAATAAARLGALVLDDPTPAGHPDPLNNAIRAAERTVSRSTANIVVLQGDLPALRPHELAEAIEGARHYPRSFVADHHGGGTAAMFAFGVPLDPHLGTNSAALHRNSGAIELTGAWPGLRCDIDTADDLCAAQRLGLGPATDAATAHVVGRC